The following coding sequences are from one Pocillopora verrucosa isolate sample1 chromosome 5, ASM3666991v2, whole genome shotgun sequence window:
- the LOC131792780 gene encoding uncharacterized protein isoform X3, whose translation MMYGAMKGIHSSKSYKTFTVQSIRCTLITLTLLMQLQGTECQNPSFNNSWYIFSERGKTWDVNQRTCRNQGGDLVSIETRGEWMFINKEIRKRFSFFSSKFYHIGLERKADMWTWLSGRPLTICHWEKNPPTPKRDVAVILKVSTSDKQCIINFFRRNRWAAYICEISNVTGQNSSQTYYQEYVEVPCTLEYGNKSWVQNCNFTSYSCKMNCTVTSCEHVPNNISFEVCGQDCSHTNSLVDQCSEQIHDGGYHTCYAAGYNLTIGKKEFASEKAYYCEGGQCNLKCNGIRCTQICKEGEDDLLISTGTSSSSTSPVAVSASTESAWTQPSPQPSFSSSPSPANEYVSKFDRIEIIRSSSLQLTAEDETILQIITKVGLSFSITGILLTIIVYSFITDVRQPLSQIRLSFSVSLGAGQIIFLAGIKATENRASCVTAAVLSQYFLMAAFCWMMVEGVYLYLFATKVYNISDKMHTYHIISWGTFISRFPVVMVGISLSVAAGKDGIQSYTSDKYCWLSSTNNLIWIFVAFVALIEVFNILIIIRVHKEMSTLMQPMVEDKRFQQIRLGMKTCVVMVPLLGVTWLFGLLLPLHIAFAYIFTLLNSTQIRERFKRRMNTISPYAVDGNFTKKGSHVNLGDAGNVWTVELQSFNN comes from the exons ATGATGTATGGTGCGATGAAAGGGATTCATTCCAGTAAAAGTTATAAAACGTTCACAGTCCAGTCCATACGTTGTACGCTGA TTACTCTAACTTTACTGATGCAATTGCAAGGAACAG aatgcCAAAATCCTTCCTTTAATAACTCTTGGTACATATTTTCAGAGAGGGGAAAAACATGGGACGTAAATCAACGCACCTGCCGAAACCAAGGTGGAGACCTGGTTTCCATCGAAACTAGAGGAGAATGGatgtttatcaataaagagATTCGAAAgcgcttttctttcttttcttctaagTTCTATCATATTGGTTTGGAAAGAAAGGCTGACATGTGGACTTGGTTGAGTGGAAGACCGCTGACTATTTGCCACTGGGAAAAAAACCCGCCAACACCTAAGAGAGATGTGGCTGTTATACTCAAGGTGTCTACAAGCGACAAACAGTGCATAATCAATTTCTTCCGTAGAAATAGGTGGGCGGCTTATATCTGTGAGATCTCCAACG TTACAGGACAAAACTCTTCGCAGACCTACTATCAAGAATACGTTGAAGTACCTTGCACGCTGGAATATGGCAATAAGAGTTGGGTACAGAATTGCAACTTTACCAGTTATAGCTGCAAAATGAACTGTACCGTAACCAGTTGTGAGCACGTGCCAAATAATATCTCCTTCGAGGTTTGCGGGCAAGATTGTAGTCACACGAACTCATTGGTAGACCAATGTTCTGAGCAAATACATGACGGAGGTTATCATACTTGCTACGCCGCGGGATATAATCTGACAATCGGCAAGAAGGAATTTGCATCTGAGAAGGCTTACTATTGTGAGGGTGGTCAATGTAATTTAAAATGCAATGGAATAAGGTGCACTCAAATATGCAAAGAAGGAGAAGACG ATTTATTGATATCAACGGGTACATCATCATCTTCGACGTCACCTGTAGCAGTCTCTGCATCAACGGAATCAGCATGGACTCAACCGTCGCCGCAGCCTTCGTTCTCTTCTTCACCTTCACCT GCAAATGAATATGTCTCTAAATTTGACAGAATAGAGATCATCAGAAGCAGTTCCTTGCAG CTTACGGCCGAGGACGAGACTATTCTGCAAATTATCACCAAAGTGGGATTAAGCTTTTCTATCACCGGAATACTTTTGACAATTATTGTGTATTCCTTCATCAC AGATGTTCGTCAGCCTCTTTCTCAAATACGATTGAGTTTTTCTGTGTCACTCGGAGCTGGTCAAATAATCTTTCTCGCCGGTATAAAGGCCACAGAAAATAGG GCTTCCTGTGTTACAGCAGCAGTTCTCTCACAGTATTTCCTGATGGCCGCTTTCTGTTGGATGATGGTCGAGGGAGTTTATCTTTATCTGTTTGCTACGAAAGTTTATAACATTAGCGACAAGATGCACACGTATCACATCATCTCATGGGGTACTTTCATTTCAC GTTTTCCGGTCGTCATGGTAGGCATTTCATTGAGCGTTGCGGCTGGAAAAGATGGAATTCAAAGTTATACCAGTGACAAATA TTGTTGGCTGTCCTCAACTAACAACCTGATCTGGATATTCGTCGCATTTGTGGCGCTCATTGAAGTT ttcaacATATTGATAATCATCCGGGTCCATAAAGAGATGAGCACACTGATGCAGCCAATGGTGGAAGACAAGCGTTTCCAGCAGATACG ACTTGGCATGAAAACATGCGTGGTGATGGTGCCACTGCTGGGTGTCACGTGGTTATTTGGTCTTTTGTTACCATTACACATAGCTTTCGCCTACATTTTCACCCTCTTAAACTCCACTCAG ATTAGAGAGCGATTCAAGAGGAGGATGAACACCATTTCTCCATATGCAGTCGATGGAAACTTTACAAAGAAGGGCTCACATGTTAATCTAGGTGATGCTGGAAATGTGTGGACAGTTGAATTGCAGTCTTTCAATAACTGA
- the LOC131792780 gene encoding uncharacterized protein isoform X4, which produces MNKKVCLFLFTLTLLMQLQGTECQNPSFNNSWYIFSERGKTWDVNQRTCRNQGGDLVSIETRGEWMFINKEIRKRFSFFSSKFYHIGLERKADMWTWLSGRPLTICHWEKNPPTPKRDVAVILKVSTSDKQCIINFFRRNRWAAYICEISNVTGQNSSQTYYQEYVEVPCTLEYGNKSWVQNCNFTSYSCKMNCTVTSCEHVPNNISFEVCGQDCSHTNSLVDQCSEQIHDGGYHTCYAAGYNLTIGKKEFASEKAYYCEGGQCNLKCNGIRCTQICKEGEDDLLISTGTSSSSTSPVAVSASTESAWTQPSPQPSFSSSPSPANEYVSKFDRIEIIRSSSLQLTAEDETILQIITKVGLSFSITGILLTIIVYSFITDVRQPLSQIRLSFSVSLGAGQIIFLAGIKATENRASCVTAAVLSQYFLMAAFCWMMVEGVYLYLFATKVYNISDKMHTYHIISWGTFISRFPVVMVGISLSVAAGKDGIQSYTSDKYCWLSSTNNLIWIFVAFVALIEVFNILIIIRVHKEMSTLMQPMVEDKRFQQIRLGMKTCVVMVPLLGVTWLFGLLLPLHIAFAYIFTLLNSTQGFMIFVLHCMRNSQIRERFKRRMNTISPYAVDGNFTKKGSHVNLGDAGNVWTVELQSFNN; this is translated from the exons ATGAACAAGAAAGTTTGTCTCTTTCTCT TTACTCTAACTTTACTGATGCAATTGCAAGGAACAG aatgcCAAAATCCTTCCTTTAATAACTCTTGGTACATATTTTCAGAGAGGGGAAAAACATGGGACGTAAATCAACGCACCTGCCGAAACCAAGGTGGAGACCTGGTTTCCATCGAAACTAGAGGAGAATGGatgtttatcaataaagagATTCGAAAgcgcttttctttcttttcttctaagTTCTATCATATTGGTTTGGAAAGAAAGGCTGACATGTGGACTTGGTTGAGTGGAAGACCGCTGACTATTTGCCACTGGGAAAAAAACCCGCCAACACCTAAGAGAGATGTGGCTGTTATACTCAAGGTGTCTACAAGCGACAAACAGTGCATAATCAATTTCTTCCGTAGAAATAGGTGGGCGGCTTATATCTGTGAGATCTCCAACG TTACAGGACAAAACTCTTCGCAGACCTACTATCAAGAATACGTTGAAGTACCTTGCACGCTGGAATATGGCAATAAGAGTTGGGTACAGAATTGCAACTTTACCAGTTATAGCTGCAAAATGAACTGTACCGTAACCAGTTGTGAGCACGTGCCAAATAATATCTCCTTCGAGGTTTGCGGGCAAGATTGTAGTCACACGAACTCATTGGTAGACCAATGTTCTGAGCAAATACATGACGGAGGTTATCATACTTGCTACGCCGCGGGATATAATCTGACAATCGGCAAGAAGGAATTTGCATCTGAGAAGGCTTACTATTGTGAGGGTGGTCAATGTAATTTAAAATGCAATGGAATAAGGTGCACTCAAATATGCAAAGAAGGAGAAGACG ATTTATTGATATCAACGGGTACATCATCATCTTCGACGTCACCTGTAGCAGTCTCTGCATCAACGGAATCAGCATGGACTCAACCGTCGCCGCAGCCTTCGTTCTCTTCTTCACCTTCACCT GCAAATGAATATGTCTCTAAATTTGACAGAATAGAGATCATCAGAAGCAGTTCCTTGCAG CTTACGGCCGAGGACGAGACTATTCTGCAAATTATCACCAAAGTGGGATTAAGCTTTTCTATCACCGGAATACTTTTGACAATTATTGTGTATTCCTTCATCAC AGATGTTCGTCAGCCTCTTTCTCAAATACGATTGAGTTTTTCTGTGTCACTCGGAGCTGGTCAAATAATCTTTCTCGCCGGTATAAAGGCCACAGAAAATAGG GCTTCCTGTGTTACAGCAGCAGTTCTCTCACAGTATTTCCTGATGGCCGCTTTCTGTTGGATGATGGTCGAGGGAGTTTATCTTTATCTGTTTGCTACGAAAGTTTATAACATTAGCGACAAGATGCACACGTATCACATCATCTCATGGGGTACTTTCATTTCAC GTTTTCCGGTCGTCATGGTAGGCATTTCATTGAGCGTTGCGGCTGGAAAAGATGGAATTCAAAGTTATACCAGTGACAAATA TTGTTGGCTGTCCTCAACTAACAACCTGATCTGGATATTCGTCGCATTTGTGGCGCTCATTGAAGTT ttcaacATATTGATAATCATCCGGGTCCATAAAGAGATGAGCACACTGATGCAGCCAATGGTGGAAGACAAGCGTTTCCAGCAGATACG ACTTGGCATGAAAACATGCGTGGTGATGGTGCCACTGCTGGGTGTCACGTGGTTATTTGGTCTTTTGTTACCATTACACATAGCTTTCGCCTACATTTTCACCCTCTTAAACTCCACTCAG GGTTTCATGATTTTCGTCCTTCACTGTATGCGAAACAGCCAG ATTAGAGAGCGATTCAAGAGGAGGATGAACACCATTTCTCCATATGCAGTCGATGGAAACTTTACAAAGAAGGGCTCACATGTTAATCTAGGTGATGCTGGAAATGTGTGGACAGTTGAATTGCAGTCTTTCAATAACTGA
- the LOC136280716 gene encoding cyclic GMP-AMP synthase-like receptor 3, translated as MGNHENCNYTVAEARRGDLSNLTRKLRAFSVKYVKISEEDIARTRRLVNKYVENQVTVFCQQHSSLPILKLEYTGSVYERLKTEAADEVDVMVVLRTTRREIRVIESGTSGYVCLKARDDLLCGKYASREVNIDPVHLRDGWFYSLVVLAVNHFLHYIEGGGLQNWASGDALGNHFLGFLRALQICLERRYLPHYWISGVNLLDYISEVLTRNTAYRL; from the coding sequence ATGGGGAATCATGAAAATTGTAACTACACAGTAGCCGAGGCAAGGAGAGGAGATCTTTCAAATTTAACGAGGAAACTTCGTGCTTTCTCTGTAAAATATGTCAAAATTTCTGAGGAGGACATAGCCCGCACCAGACGGTTGGTGAATAAGTACGTCGAAAATCAAGTCACGGTGTTTTGCCAACAGCACTCGTCTCTTCCTATACTAAAACTGGAGTATACCGGCAGTGTGTACGAGAGGCTGAAGACTGAAGCCGCCGATGAAGTAGATGTCATGGTAGTTTTGAGAACGACAAGGAGAGAGATTAGGGTTATTGAATCCGGAACATCTGGGTATGTTTGCCTCAAGGCAAGAGATGACTTGTTGTGCGGAAAGTATGCAAGTCGTGAAGTTAATATCGACCCTGTACACCTTCGAGATGGTTGGTTTTACAGCCTCGTTGTCCTAGCAGTGAACCATTTCTTGCACTACATAGAGGGAGGAGGTCTACAAAACTGGGCGAGTGGAGACGCGCTGGGGAACCATTTCCTTGGATTTCTTAGAGCACTGCAGATTTGTCTGGAGAGAAGATATCTTCCACACTATTGGATATCTGGTGTAAACCTTCTAGATTACATCAGTGAAGTGCTTACCAGAAATACGGCATATCGTCTTTAA
- the LOC131792780 gene encoding uncharacterized protein isoform X5 — protein MQLQGTECQNPSFNNSWYIFSERGKTWDVNQRTCRNQGGDLVSIETRGEWMFINKEIRKRFSFFSSKFYHIGLERKADMWTWLSGRPLTICHWEKNPPTPKRDVAVILKVSTSDKQCIINFFRRNRWAAYICEISNVTGQNSSQTYYQEYVEVPCTLEYGNKSWVQNCNFTSYSCKMNCTVTSCEHVPNNISFEVCGQDCSHTNSLVDQCSEQIHDGGYHTCYAAGYNLTIGKKEFASEKAYYCEGGQCNLKCNGIRCTQICKEGEDDLLISTGTSSSSTSPVAVSASTESAWTQPSPQPSFSSSPSPANEYVSKFDRIEIIRSSSLQLTAEDETILQIITKVGLSFSITGILLTIIVYSFITDVRQPLSQIRLSFSVSLGAGQIIFLAGIKATENRASCVTAAVLSQYFLMAAFCWMMVEGVYLYLFATKVYNISDKMHTYHIISWGTFISRFPVVMVGISLSVAAGKDGIQSYTSDKYCWLSSTNNLIWIFVAFVALIEVFNILIIIRVHKEMSTLMQPMVEDKRFQQIRLGMKTCVVMVPLLGVTWLFGLLLPLHIAFAYIFTLLNSTQGFMIFVLHCMRNSQIRERFKRRMNTISPYAVDGNFTKKGSHVNLGDAGNVWTVELQSFNN, from the exons ATGCAATTGCAAGGAACAG aatgcCAAAATCCTTCCTTTAATAACTCTTGGTACATATTTTCAGAGAGGGGAAAAACATGGGACGTAAATCAACGCACCTGCCGAAACCAAGGTGGAGACCTGGTTTCCATCGAAACTAGAGGAGAATGGatgtttatcaataaagagATTCGAAAgcgcttttctttcttttcttctaagTTCTATCATATTGGTTTGGAAAGAAAGGCTGACATGTGGACTTGGTTGAGTGGAAGACCGCTGACTATTTGCCACTGGGAAAAAAACCCGCCAACACCTAAGAGAGATGTGGCTGTTATACTCAAGGTGTCTACAAGCGACAAACAGTGCATAATCAATTTCTTCCGTAGAAATAGGTGGGCGGCTTATATCTGTGAGATCTCCAACG TTACAGGACAAAACTCTTCGCAGACCTACTATCAAGAATACGTTGAAGTACCTTGCACGCTGGAATATGGCAATAAGAGTTGGGTACAGAATTGCAACTTTACCAGTTATAGCTGCAAAATGAACTGTACCGTAACCAGTTGTGAGCACGTGCCAAATAATATCTCCTTCGAGGTTTGCGGGCAAGATTGTAGTCACACGAACTCATTGGTAGACCAATGTTCTGAGCAAATACATGACGGAGGTTATCATACTTGCTACGCCGCGGGATATAATCTGACAATCGGCAAGAAGGAATTTGCATCTGAGAAGGCTTACTATTGTGAGGGTGGTCAATGTAATTTAAAATGCAATGGAATAAGGTGCACTCAAATATGCAAAGAAGGAGAAGACG ATTTATTGATATCAACGGGTACATCATCATCTTCGACGTCACCTGTAGCAGTCTCTGCATCAACGGAATCAGCATGGACTCAACCGTCGCCGCAGCCTTCGTTCTCTTCTTCACCTTCACCT GCAAATGAATATGTCTCTAAATTTGACAGAATAGAGATCATCAGAAGCAGTTCCTTGCAG CTTACGGCCGAGGACGAGACTATTCTGCAAATTATCACCAAAGTGGGATTAAGCTTTTCTATCACCGGAATACTTTTGACAATTATTGTGTATTCCTTCATCAC AGATGTTCGTCAGCCTCTTTCTCAAATACGATTGAGTTTTTCTGTGTCACTCGGAGCTGGTCAAATAATCTTTCTCGCCGGTATAAAGGCCACAGAAAATAGG GCTTCCTGTGTTACAGCAGCAGTTCTCTCACAGTATTTCCTGATGGCCGCTTTCTGTTGGATGATGGTCGAGGGAGTTTATCTTTATCTGTTTGCTACGAAAGTTTATAACATTAGCGACAAGATGCACACGTATCACATCATCTCATGGGGTACTTTCATTTCAC GTTTTCCGGTCGTCATGGTAGGCATTTCATTGAGCGTTGCGGCTGGAAAAGATGGAATTCAAAGTTATACCAGTGACAAATA TTGTTGGCTGTCCTCAACTAACAACCTGATCTGGATATTCGTCGCATTTGTGGCGCTCATTGAAGTT ttcaacATATTGATAATCATCCGGGTCCATAAAGAGATGAGCACACTGATGCAGCCAATGGTGGAAGACAAGCGTTTCCAGCAGATACG ACTTGGCATGAAAACATGCGTGGTGATGGTGCCACTGCTGGGTGTCACGTGGTTATTTGGTCTTTTGTTACCATTACACATAGCTTTCGCCTACATTTTCACCCTCTTAAACTCCACTCAG GGTTTCATGATTTTCGTCCTTCACTGTATGCGAAACAGCCAG ATTAGAGAGCGATTCAAGAGGAGGATGAACACCATTTCTCCATATGCAGTCGATGGAAACTTTACAAAGAAGGGCTCACATGTTAATCTAGGTGATGCTGGAAATGTGTGGACAGTTGAATTGCAGTCTTTCAATAACTGA
- the LOC131792780 gene encoding uncharacterized protein isoform X1: MMYGAMKGIHSSKSYKTFTVQSIRCTLITLTLLMQLQGTECQNPSFNNSWYIFSERGKTWDVNQRTCRNQGGDLVSIETRGEWMFINKEIRKRFSFFSSKFYHIGLERKADMWTWLSGRPLTICHWEKNPPTPKRDVAVILKVSTSDKQCIINFFRRNRWAAYICEISNVTGQNSSQTYYQEYVEVPCTLEYGNKSWVQNCNFTSYSCKMNCTVTSCEHVPNNISFEVCGQDCSHTNSLVDQCSEQIHDGGYHTCYAAGYNLTIGKKEFASEKAYYCEGGQCNLKCNGIRCTQICKEGEDDLLISTGTSSSSTSPVAVSASTESAWTQPSPQPSFSSSPSPANEYVSKFDRIEIIRSSSLQLTAEDETILQIITKVGLSFSITGILLTIIVYSFITDVRQPLSQIRLSFSVSLGAGQIIFLAGIKATENRASCVTAAVLSQYFLMAAFCWMMVEGVYLYLFATKVYNISDKMHTYHIISWGTFISRFPVVMVGISLSVAAGKDGIQSYTSDKYCWLSSTNNLIWIFVAFVALIEVFNILIIIRVHKEMSTLMQPMVEDKRFQQIRLGMKTCVVMVPLLGVTWLFGLLLPLHIAFAYIFTLLNSTQGFMIFVLHCMRNSQIRERFKRRMNTISPYAVDGNFTKKGSHVNLGDAGNVWTVELQSFNN; this comes from the exons ATGATGTATGGTGCGATGAAAGGGATTCATTCCAGTAAAAGTTATAAAACGTTCACAGTCCAGTCCATACGTTGTACGCTGA TTACTCTAACTTTACTGATGCAATTGCAAGGAACAG aatgcCAAAATCCTTCCTTTAATAACTCTTGGTACATATTTTCAGAGAGGGGAAAAACATGGGACGTAAATCAACGCACCTGCCGAAACCAAGGTGGAGACCTGGTTTCCATCGAAACTAGAGGAGAATGGatgtttatcaataaagagATTCGAAAgcgcttttctttcttttcttctaagTTCTATCATATTGGTTTGGAAAGAAAGGCTGACATGTGGACTTGGTTGAGTGGAAGACCGCTGACTATTTGCCACTGGGAAAAAAACCCGCCAACACCTAAGAGAGATGTGGCTGTTATACTCAAGGTGTCTACAAGCGACAAACAGTGCATAATCAATTTCTTCCGTAGAAATAGGTGGGCGGCTTATATCTGTGAGATCTCCAACG TTACAGGACAAAACTCTTCGCAGACCTACTATCAAGAATACGTTGAAGTACCTTGCACGCTGGAATATGGCAATAAGAGTTGGGTACAGAATTGCAACTTTACCAGTTATAGCTGCAAAATGAACTGTACCGTAACCAGTTGTGAGCACGTGCCAAATAATATCTCCTTCGAGGTTTGCGGGCAAGATTGTAGTCACACGAACTCATTGGTAGACCAATGTTCTGAGCAAATACATGACGGAGGTTATCATACTTGCTACGCCGCGGGATATAATCTGACAATCGGCAAGAAGGAATTTGCATCTGAGAAGGCTTACTATTGTGAGGGTGGTCAATGTAATTTAAAATGCAATGGAATAAGGTGCACTCAAATATGCAAAGAAGGAGAAGACG ATTTATTGATATCAACGGGTACATCATCATCTTCGACGTCACCTGTAGCAGTCTCTGCATCAACGGAATCAGCATGGACTCAACCGTCGCCGCAGCCTTCGTTCTCTTCTTCACCTTCACCT GCAAATGAATATGTCTCTAAATTTGACAGAATAGAGATCATCAGAAGCAGTTCCTTGCAG CTTACGGCCGAGGACGAGACTATTCTGCAAATTATCACCAAAGTGGGATTAAGCTTTTCTATCACCGGAATACTTTTGACAATTATTGTGTATTCCTTCATCAC AGATGTTCGTCAGCCTCTTTCTCAAATACGATTGAGTTTTTCTGTGTCACTCGGAGCTGGTCAAATAATCTTTCTCGCCGGTATAAAGGCCACAGAAAATAGG GCTTCCTGTGTTACAGCAGCAGTTCTCTCACAGTATTTCCTGATGGCCGCTTTCTGTTGGATGATGGTCGAGGGAGTTTATCTTTATCTGTTTGCTACGAAAGTTTATAACATTAGCGACAAGATGCACACGTATCACATCATCTCATGGGGTACTTTCATTTCAC GTTTTCCGGTCGTCATGGTAGGCATTTCATTGAGCGTTGCGGCTGGAAAAGATGGAATTCAAAGTTATACCAGTGACAAATA TTGTTGGCTGTCCTCAACTAACAACCTGATCTGGATATTCGTCGCATTTGTGGCGCTCATTGAAGTT ttcaacATATTGATAATCATCCGGGTCCATAAAGAGATGAGCACACTGATGCAGCCAATGGTGGAAGACAAGCGTTTCCAGCAGATACG ACTTGGCATGAAAACATGCGTGGTGATGGTGCCACTGCTGGGTGTCACGTGGTTATTTGGTCTTTTGTTACCATTACACATAGCTTTCGCCTACATTTTCACCCTCTTAAACTCCACTCAG GGTTTCATGATTTTCGTCCTTCACTGTATGCGAAACAGCCAG ATTAGAGAGCGATTCAAGAGGAGGATGAACACCATTTCTCCATATGCAGTCGATGGAAACTTTACAAAGAAGGGCTCACATGTTAATCTAGGTGATGCTGGAAATGTGTGGACAGTTGAATTGCAGTCTTTCAATAACTGA
- the LOC131792780 gene encoding uncharacterized protein isoform X2, with protein MMYGAMKGIHSSKSYKTFTVQSIRCTLITLTLLMQLQGTECQNPSFNNSWYIFSERGKTWDVNQRTCRNQGGDLVSIETRGEWMFINKEIRKRFSFFSSKFYHIGLERKADMWTWLSGRPLTICHWEKNPPTPKRDVAVILKVSTSDKQCIINFFRRNRWAAYICEISNVTGQNSSQTYYQEYVEVPCTLEYGNKSWVQNCNFTSYSCKMNCTVTSCEHVPNNISFEVCGQDCSHTNSLVDQCSEQIHDGGYHTCYAAGYNLTIGKKEFASEKAYYCEGGQCNLKCNGIRCTQICKEGEDDLLISTGTSSSSTSPVAVSASTESAWTQPSPQPSFSSSPSPANEYVSKFDRIEIIRSSSLQLTAEDETILQIITKVGLSFSITGILLTIIVYSFITDVRQPLSQIRLSFSVSLGAGQIIFLAGIKATENRASCVTAAVLSQYFLMAAFCWMMVEGVYLYLFATKVYNISDKMHTYHIISWGFPVVMVGISLSVAAGKDGIQSYTSDKYCWLSSTNNLIWIFVAFVALIEVFNILIIIRVHKEMSTLMQPMVEDKRFQQIRLGMKTCVVMVPLLGVTWLFGLLLPLHIAFAYIFTLLNSTQGFMIFVLHCMRNSQIRERFKRRMNTISPYAVDGNFTKKGSHVNLGDAGNVWTVELQSFNN; from the exons ATGATGTATGGTGCGATGAAAGGGATTCATTCCAGTAAAAGTTATAAAACGTTCACAGTCCAGTCCATACGTTGTACGCTGA TTACTCTAACTTTACTGATGCAATTGCAAGGAACAG aatgcCAAAATCCTTCCTTTAATAACTCTTGGTACATATTTTCAGAGAGGGGAAAAACATGGGACGTAAATCAACGCACCTGCCGAAACCAAGGTGGAGACCTGGTTTCCATCGAAACTAGAGGAGAATGGatgtttatcaataaagagATTCGAAAgcgcttttctttcttttcttctaagTTCTATCATATTGGTTTGGAAAGAAAGGCTGACATGTGGACTTGGTTGAGTGGAAGACCGCTGACTATTTGCCACTGGGAAAAAAACCCGCCAACACCTAAGAGAGATGTGGCTGTTATACTCAAGGTGTCTACAAGCGACAAACAGTGCATAATCAATTTCTTCCGTAGAAATAGGTGGGCGGCTTATATCTGTGAGATCTCCAACG TTACAGGACAAAACTCTTCGCAGACCTACTATCAAGAATACGTTGAAGTACCTTGCACGCTGGAATATGGCAATAAGAGTTGGGTACAGAATTGCAACTTTACCAGTTATAGCTGCAAAATGAACTGTACCGTAACCAGTTGTGAGCACGTGCCAAATAATATCTCCTTCGAGGTTTGCGGGCAAGATTGTAGTCACACGAACTCATTGGTAGACCAATGTTCTGAGCAAATACATGACGGAGGTTATCATACTTGCTACGCCGCGGGATATAATCTGACAATCGGCAAGAAGGAATTTGCATCTGAGAAGGCTTACTATTGTGAGGGTGGTCAATGTAATTTAAAATGCAATGGAATAAGGTGCACTCAAATATGCAAAGAAGGAGAAGACG ATTTATTGATATCAACGGGTACATCATCATCTTCGACGTCACCTGTAGCAGTCTCTGCATCAACGGAATCAGCATGGACTCAACCGTCGCCGCAGCCTTCGTTCTCTTCTTCACCTTCACCT GCAAATGAATATGTCTCTAAATTTGACAGAATAGAGATCATCAGAAGCAGTTCCTTGCAG CTTACGGCCGAGGACGAGACTATTCTGCAAATTATCACCAAAGTGGGATTAAGCTTTTCTATCACCGGAATACTTTTGACAATTATTGTGTATTCCTTCATCAC AGATGTTCGTCAGCCTCTTTCTCAAATACGATTGAGTTTTTCTGTGTCACTCGGAGCTGGTCAAATAATCTTTCTCGCCGGTATAAAGGCCACAGAAAATAGG GCTTCCTGTGTTACAGCAGCAGTTCTCTCACAGTATTTCCTGATGGCCGCTTTCTGTTGGATGATGGTCGAGGGAGTTTATCTTTATCTGTTTGCTACGAAAGTTTATAACATTAGCGACAAGATGCACACGTATCACATCATCTCATGGG GTTTTCCGGTCGTCATGGTAGGCATTTCATTGAGCGTTGCGGCTGGAAAAGATGGAATTCAAAGTTATACCAGTGACAAATA TTGTTGGCTGTCCTCAACTAACAACCTGATCTGGATATTCGTCGCATTTGTGGCGCTCATTGAAGTT ttcaacATATTGATAATCATCCGGGTCCATAAAGAGATGAGCACACTGATGCAGCCAATGGTGGAAGACAAGCGTTTCCAGCAGATACG ACTTGGCATGAAAACATGCGTGGTGATGGTGCCACTGCTGGGTGTCACGTGGTTATTTGGTCTTTTGTTACCATTACACATAGCTTTCGCCTACATTTTCACCCTCTTAAACTCCACTCAG GGTTTCATGATTTTCGTCCTTCACTGTATGCGAAACAGCCAG ATTAGAGAGCGATTCAAGAGGAGGATGAACACCATTTCTCCATATGCAGTCGATGGAAACTTTACAAAGAAGGGCTCACATGTTAATCTAGGTGATGCTGGAAATGTGTGGACAGTTGAATTGCAGTCTTTCAATAACTGA